TCGCCATCAACGACATCGGCTCGGCTGATGACTTCCTGGCCGAGGTCGAGAAGACCCTGAAGTTCTTCAACGACGGAGACCTCATCTCCGGCACCGTCGTGAAGATCGACCGCGACGAGGTCCTCCTCGACGTCGGTTACAAGACCGAGGGTGTCATCCCCTCGCGCGAGCTCTCGATCAAGCACGACGTCGACCCCAACGAGGTCGTCGAGGTCGGTGACGAGGTCGAGGCCCTCGTCCTCCAGAAGGAGGACAAGGAAGGCCGCCTGATCCTGTCGAAGAAGCGCGCGCAGTACGAGCGTGCGTGGGGCGACGTCGAGAAGATCAAGGAGTCCGACGGCGTCGTGACCGGCACGGTCATCGAGGTCGTCAAGGGCGGTCTGATCGTCGACATCGGCCTCCGCGGCTTCCTCCCGGCCTCGCTCATCGAGCTCCGCCGTGTCCGCGACCTCACGCCGTACCTCGGTCAGGAACTCGAGGCGAAGATCCTCGAGCTCGACAAGAACCGCAACAACGTGGTCCTCTCGCGCCGCGCCCTGCTCGAGCAGACGCAGTCCGAGTCGCGCACCACGTTCCTCAACAACCTCCACAAGGGCCAGGTCCGCAAGGGCGTCGTCTCCTCGATCGTCAACTTCGGTGCGTTCGTGGACCTCGGCGGCGTCGACGGTCTCGTCCACGTCTCGGAGCTCAGCTGGAAGCACATCGAGCACGCCAGCGAGGTCGTCGAGGTCGGCCAGGAGGTCACCGTCGAGATCCTCGAGGTCGACCTGGACCGCGAGCGCGTCTCGCTGTCGCTCAAGGCGACGCAGGAGGACCCGTGGCAGGTCTTCGCCCGCACTCACGCGATCGGCCAGATCGCACCGGGCAAGGTCACGAAGCTCGTGCCGTTCGGTGCGTTCGTCCGCGTGGCCGACGGCATCGAGGGCCTCGTGCACATCTCGGAGCTGTCGAACAAGCACGTCGAGCTCGCCGAGCAGGTCGTGTCCGTCGGTGACGAGGTCTTCGTCAAGATCATCGACATCGACCTCGACCGTCGCCGCATCTCGCTCAGCCTCAAGCAGGCGAACGAGGGCGTGGACCCGGAGGGCACCGAGTTCGACCCGGCGCTCTACGGCATGCCGACCGAGTACGACGACCAGGGCAACTACAAGTACCCGGACGGCTTCGACCCGGAGACCAACGAGTGGCTCGAGGGCTTCGACACCCAGCGCACCGAGTGGGAGGCGCAGTACGCCGCCGCCCAGTCGCGCTGGGAGGCCCACAAGGCGCAGGTCGCGAAGACCATCGCCGAAGAGGCGCAGGGTGGCTTCGACCTCCCGGCCAGCGCTTCGTCGTCCTCCTCGTTCTCGGGCGAGTCGAACGGTGCGGGTACCCTCGCCGACGACGCCTCGCTCGCGGCGCTCCGCGAGAAGCTCAGCTCGACCAACTGATCGAGTCGCATCCGCGACCGGAAGCCCGGCACTCCCTCAGCAGAGGGGTGCCGGGCTTCCGGCGTTGTGCAGGACGGCGCCGTTAGCCTGGTCGGCGTGCGCATCATCGGACTCACGGGGGGCATCGCCGCCGGCAAGTCGACGGTCTCGGCCCGCTGGGCGGAACACGGGGCGGTCGTGGTCGACGCCGATCGGTTGGCCAGGCAGGCGGTCGCTCCGGGGAGCCCGGGTCTGGCGCAGGTCGCCGAACGGTTCGGTCCGAGCGTGATCGCCGCCGACGGCTCGCTCGATCGCCCGGCCCTCGGCGCGATCGTGTTCGCCGACCCGGACGCCCGGAAGGCGCTCGAGGGGATCACGCACCCGGAGGTCTGGCGGCTCGCCCAGCAGGCGTTCGACGCGGCCGCGGCCGCGGACCCCGAGGCCGTCGTCGTGTACGACGTCCCGCTGCTCGCCGAGGCCGCCGGCTCCCGGCCGATCCGGTTCGACGCGGTCGTGGTCGTCGACTCCCCGGCGGCACAGCGCATCGAACGCCTCGTCGAGCACCGCGGCATGGACCACGCGGAGGCCGAACGACGGGTCGCCGCGCAGGCGAGTGACGCCGAGCGTCTGGCCCTCGCAGACCACGTCGTGGACGCCACCGGGACGCTGGAGGACACGATCCGGTCGGCCGACGCGGTCTGGGCACGGATCGCCCGGTGAAGCACCGCGTCCTGCTCGCCGTCGCGTTCGTCCTGCTCCTGGCCATCGGGACGGGCACCGTCGTCGCGGCGAACGTCCTCGCGGCGCAGCGCCTCGCGGACGACGGACGGACGGCCGCGCAGGAACGCACACGCGGCGACGAACACGGACCGGACGGCGAGTTCCACCGCTTCCGGCTGGGGTCGATCGCGGGGGAGCGGCTCGAGCCGAACCGGGACGACTTCGCCGCCCGGACCGACCGTGACGGCCCGCTGCTGCTCTTCCTCCCGGCGACCCGCGCGAAGCCGGCGCAGTACCAGCGGTTCCTCGCGACCGCGCTCGGCGACGGCTACCACGTGCTCGGGCTCGACTACTGGAACCTGGGCAAGACGCTCTCGGGTACGTGCGAGGCCGACGCACGGTGCTACGGCCAGGTGCAGCGGAACCGGTTCGACGGGAGCCGTCCATCGCGGTTCAGCCAGGTCACGCCGGCCGGGTCGATCGTGTCCCGGTTCCGCAACGCGATCGAGTACCTCGACGACCACGACCCGGACGGCGGGTGGGGCCGGTTCGTCGACGCTCGCGAGGGCATCGACTGGTCGGACATCGTCGTCGCCGGGCACTCCCAGGGCGGCGGCGAGGCGGCGTACATCGCCCACGTCCGGTCCGTCCGGGGCTCGCTCATGTTCTCGTCCCCGGTCGAGTCGCTCGGCGCGGTGCACGCGGCGTGGATGGACCGCCCGGGTCGGACGCCCGTCGCCCGGATGTACGCGATCGACGACGTCCGTGACGAGTTCGGGCCGCGGATCCGTGGCTCGTGGACCGCGCTCGGGCTGACCGGGTCGTCCGGGCCGTTCCGCACCGACACCGCGCCGCCGCTGGCCGGCGCGGACCCGCACGCCATCCTCACCGACCTCGGCCTCGGCGACCCCGGGCAGTCGCACTCGCGGATCATCAAGGACGACACTCCGCTCGCGTCCGACGGGACGCCCGTGATGCTGCCGCTCTGGCAGTGGCTGCTGCACCGGTTCGCGAACACACCCGGCGAGACCGCCGGGTCCGCAGCGTCCGGCAGTCCCGCGGTGCCCGGCTCCGGCGCGAGCACTGCGCCGGTGGAGGCCTCGCGTTCCTCGGACCGGTCATAGGGTCTCGCAATACGCTCAGGTCGTGCAGCCAGCAGCAGAACTCCCCGACCTGCGCGCCCTGATCGCCCGACGCGCCACCGAGGGCGGTGACCGCGCGTACCTCGAGGACGCGCGCTCCGACCGTGCCCTCACCTACCCCGACCTCGACGCCGCCGTGTCCGCGTGGTCGTCCACGTTCGACGCCATCGGTGTGCCGAGCTCCGGCGCGGTGCTCGTGGACGTCGGCGACCCGCTCGCGTTCGCGGTCGTGCACCTCGCCGCGGTGGCGTCCGGTCGTCGGTCGGTCCCGGTCGACACCGGCCAGCCCGTCGGCGAGCCCGCTCGGCTCGCGGCGCTGCTCGGCGGGCCCGGCCTGGTGGTGTCCGACCGCGACGAGGACGCCACGGTCGAGGGTGCGCCGTCCTCGCGGATCGACCCGAGCACGTTCCTGCCGACGGGCGTGCGGGACGGCGACGTGCCGGCCGAGGTGGTCGACGCCCCCGGGGAGGGCTCCGTGGTGCTCTTCACCTCCGGCTCGACCGGGACCCCCAAGGGGGTCGAGCTGCCCGCGTCGCAGCTGCTGGTCGTCGCCCGCGCGGTCGCCTCGCACAACGGCCTCACCCCGGACGACCGCGGCTTCAACTCCCTCCCGCTCTTCCACGTCAACGCCGAGGTCGTCGGGTTGCTGGCGACCCTCGTCGCCGGCGGCACGCTCGTGCTCGACCGCCGCTTCCGGCGCACCGGCTTCTGGGAGCTGCTGGCCGAGCGCCGCGTGACCTGGCTCAACGCGGTGCCGGCGGTCCTCGCCGTGCTCGCGAAGACCGGCCCGCTCGACTTCCCGGAGGGACTGCGGTTCGTCCGGAGCGCCTCGGCGCCGCTGCCCGACCCCGTCCGGGACGCCCTCGGTGACGTGCCGCTCGTCGTGAGCTGGGGCATGACGGAGGGTGCGTCCCAGATCACCGCGACGCCGCTCGACGCCCCGGCCCGTCCGGGCAGCGTCGGCGTACCCGTCGGCTGCGAGGTGCAAGTCCGCCGTGAGGACGGCACCGTCGCCGGTCCCGACGAGGTCGGTGCGCTGTGGGTCCGCGGCCCGGGGATCGTCGACCACTACCTCGGCGGCCGCGGCGCGGAACGCTTCGACGCCGACCACTGGCTGAGCACGGGCGACATCGGGTCGGTGTCGTCCGACGGGTGGGTGTCCCTCGCGGGCCGCTCCGACGACGTCATCAACCGCGGTGGCGAGAAGGTCTACCCGTCCGAGGTCGAGGACGTCCTCCTCGCCGACGACCGCGTGCTCGAGGCGGTGGTCGTCGGCCGTCCCCACGAGGTGCTCGGTGCCGTCCCGGTCGCCTACGTCATCGTCCGTCCCGACGCCGAGGTCGACGCCGACGTCCTCGTCGCCGACCTGACCGCCCGCACCGAGGCCGAGCTCACCCGCTTCCGCCGACCGGTCGAGATCACCGTCGTCCCGGACCTCCCGCGGGCGCCGACAGGGAAGATCCGACGGGCCGACGTCCGGACGATGGCCGAGCAGCCGTGAGCGCAGCGCCCGCGGCCGCGCACCCGGCAGCCCCGAGTGACGCGTCGCCGACCCGCACCGCCGACGGTCGCCCGCGGCACCTGTACGAGGTCGACGTCCTCCGGATCCTGACCTTCGCGTGCGTCGTCGGCGTGCACACGACGAGCCACACCGCGGCCACCGACGACGTCGGCCAGAACGCCCTGCTCGGGTTGTTGCACTTCACCCGTCTCGTGTTCTTCTCGCTCACCGCGTTCGTGCTCGTCTACAGCTACGAGATCCGTCCACGGCCCATGGCACAGTTCTGGCCGAAGCGCTTCCTGCTGGTCGGGGTGCCGTACCTGGCGTGGTCGTTCGTGTACGTCGCGTCCTCGTGGCTGCTGAGTTCGTCGCGTCGCGGTGACGTCCCGGACCTCGTCCGGACGTACGCGGAGGGCATCGTCACGGGCGTCGCCTGGTACCACCTCTACTTCCTGCTCGTGACGATGCAGGTGTACCTTCTGCTGCCGGTCGTCGTGTGGCTCGTGCGGCGGACCCGAGGGCACCACGTCACGGTGCTCGTGGTCGCGGCGGTCGTGCAGCTCGTGGTCTTCGCCGGCTACAAGTACTTCCCGGCGAGCGACGCGTGGCTGCACGGCTACCAGAAGCAGTTCTTCTTCTCGTACGTCTTCTTCATCGTCTCGGGGGCGATCGCCGCCGACCACGCCGACGCGTTCCTCCGGTTCATCCGGGTGCACCGCCGGGGTGTGCTCTGGGGCTTCGCCGCGGTCGGGGTGGGCACGCTCGGTGTGTGGACCGTGCAGGTCCTGCTCGGCCAGTCGTTGTACGCCGCCGGGACCCCGCTGCAGCCCGTCCAGGTGGTGTGGAGCTCCGCAGTCTTCGTCGGCTTCCTGACGATCGGCGCGCGGTGGGCGGACCGCCGGCGCCCGGGGAGTCTCCTCGCCCGGGTGGTCGACTACGGTTCGGACCGCTCGTTCGGCATCTTCCTGAGCCACCCGTTCGTGATCTGGCTCCTGCTGTACGGCGACAGCTGGCTGGAGGGCCACGTCGCGAAGCCCTGGTTGACCCTCGTCACCTACGTGCTGGTGGTCGTGCTGTCCGTCGCGCTCACCGAGGCGTTCCGCTGGACCCCGCTCAGCGTGCCGCTGACGGGCCGGCCGTCGCTCGCCTCGCGCGCGCAGCGCGAGGCGAGGGCGCGGAAGCGTGCGGCGGTGGCCGCCGGCTGAGCCGGCCACGTCTCGGCCTGGAGGCTCGGCACCGGACGGGTGTCGTGCCTCCAGGCCGTCAGGCGGTCGGCACCAGGGTGCCGGTCCGGCCGGACGCACCGCGAGCGGCGCCCGATCAGGCGCCGGTGCGCTCGGCTGCCGGCGTGCCGACCTCGAGTCGGCCGTCGGTCGACGTGAGCCGCTGCGGCTTCATCACCCAGGCGACCACGGCGGCCGCGGCGAGCAGCGCGCACGAGAGGGCGAACGGCAGCTGCCAGCCCGACGCGTCGATCAGGGCACCGAAGACGAATGGCGAGACGACGCCGGCGATGCCGAAGCCGGTGTTCATGAACCCGGACGCCGTCCCGGACCACTGTGGTGCGACGTCCATGGGGATCGCCCACAGGTTCGCGTTGCAGAGCTCGAGGAAGAAGAAGGAGAGCGCGAGGGACACGGTCGCGACGGCGAGCCCCTGGCCGAACACGAGGGGGAGCAGGCAGAGCAGTGACCCGCCGAGCCCGATCACCAGGATGATGCGGCGCGCGTGCCGGGTGTCGCCGCCGCGGTGGATGAGCCGGTCGCTGAGCACGCCCCCGACGGTGTCGCCGACCACGCCGGCGAGGAGCACCCCGGAAGTGAACCAGGCGAAGGAGCTGATCTCGAGGTCGTAGGTGCTGCTGAGGAACGTCGGGATCCACGTCAGGAACACCCAGAGGGTCCACCCGTAGCCGAAGTCGACGAACGTCACCGGGAGGACCTGCTTCGCGAGCTGGCGCCACGGCACCGGTGGACGGGTCGCACGGGTCTCGACGGGCGGGAGCTCGGCCAGCTCGGCCTCGGTGATCCCCTTCGCGGACTCGGGGCGGTCGCGGAACCAGACGAACCAGACGACGGCCCACGCGACCGAGAGCACGGCCGTGGCGACGAACGCCCACCGCCAGTTGCCGGTGCCCGCGATCACCCAGGCGACGAGGAGCGGCGCGACCGCGTTGCCGAGCCGGGCGGCCGAGTGCACGACGCCCTGCGCGAAGCCGTTGCGGTCGCGGGGGATCCACCGGCTCATCGCCTGCGTCGCGGCGGGGAAGGCCGCTGCCTCGGTGAGACCGAGGAGGAAGCGCGCTGCGGCGAGCGTCCAGAAGCCGATCGAGAGGCCGGTCCAGAGGGTCGCGACACCCCAGAGCACGGTGATGACGAAGAGGGACTTCCGCGGGCCGAACTTCTCGCTGATCGTGCCACCGAAGACCTGCAGGAGCGCGTACGGCAGCGCGAAGGCGGACACGACGAGACCGGCGGTGGTCTCGTTGAACCCGAACTCCTCGGTGA
This is a stretch of genomic DNA from Curtobacterium sp. 458. It encodes these proteins:
- a CDS encoding class I adenylate-forming enzyme family protein — its product is MQPAAELPDLRALIARRATEGGDRAYLEDARSDRALTYPDLDAAVSAWSSTFDAIGVPSSGAVLVDVGDPLAFAVVHLAAVASGRRSVPVDTGQPVGEPARLAALLGGPGLVVSDRDEDATVEGAPSSRIDPSTFLPTGVRDGDVPAEVVDAPGEGSVVLFTSGSTGTPKGVELPASQLLVVARAVASHNGLTPDDRGFNSLPLFHVNAEVVGLLATLVAGGTLVLDRRFRRTGFWELLAERRVTWLNAVPAVLAVLAKTGPLDFPEGLRFVRSASAPLPDPVRDALGDVPLVVSWGMTEGASQITATPLDAPARPGSVGVPVGCEVQVRREDGTVAGPDEVGALWVRGPGIVDHYLGGRGAERFDADHWLSTGDIGSVSSDGWVSLAGRSDDVINRGGEKVYPSEVEDVLLADDRVLEAVVVGRPHEVLGAVPVAYVIVRPDAEVDADVLVADLTARTEAELTRFRRPVEITVVPDLPRAPTGKIRRADVRTMAEQP
- the rpsA gene encoding 30S ribosomal protein S1; this encodes MTTTTTKAPKQVAINDIGSADDFLAEVEKTLKFFNDGDLISGTVVKIDRDEVLLDVGYKTEGVIPSRELSIKHDVDPNEVVEVGDEVEALVLQKEDKEGRLILSKKRAQYERAWGDVEKIKESDGVVTGTVIEVVKGGLIVDIGLRGFLPASLIELRRVRDLTPYLGQELEAKILELDKNRNNVVLSRRALLEQTQSESRTTFLNNLHKGQVRKGVVSSIVNFGAFVDLGGVDGLVHVSELSWKHIEHASEVVEVGQEVTVEILEVDLDRERVSLSLKATQEDPWQVFARTHAIGQIAPGKVTKLVPFGAFVRVADGIEGLVHISELSNKHVELAEQVVSVGDEVFVKIIDIDLDRRRISLSLKQANEGVDPEGTEFDPALYGMPTEYDDQGNYKYPDGFDPETNEWLEGFDTQRTEWEAQYAAAQSRWEAHKAQVAKTIAEEAQGGFDLPASASSSSSFSGESNGAGTLADDASLAALREKLSSTN
- a CDS encoding MFS transporter, whose amino-acid sequence is MTTATPAAPTPAKGTPFRGRIRGKVLLLLCCMYAISYIDRTNISTALPHITEEFGFNETTAGLVVSAFALPYALLQVFGGTISEKFGPRKSLFVITVLWGVATLWTGLSIGFWTLAAARFLLGLTEAAAFPAATQAMSRWIPRDRNGFAQGVVHSAARLGNAVAPLLVAWVIAGTGNWRWAFVATAVLSVAWAVVWFVWFRDRPESAKGITEAELAELPPVETRATRPPVPWRQLAKQVLPVTFVDFGYGWTLWVFLTWIPTFLSSTYDLEISSFAWFTSGVLLAGVVGDTVGGVLSDRLIHRGGDTRHARRIILVIGLGGSLLCLLPLVFGQGLAVATVSLALSFFFLELCNANLWAIPMDVAPQWSGTASGFMNTGFGIAGVVSPFVFGALIDASGWQLPFALSCALLAAAAVVAWVMKPQRLTSTDGRLEVGTPAAERTGA
- the coaE gene encoding dephospho-CoA kinase — translated: MRIIGLTGGIAAGKSTVSARWAEHGAVVVDADRLARQAVAPGSPGLAQVAERFGPSVIAADGSLDRPALGAIVFADPDARKALEGITHPEVWRLAQQAFDAAAAADPEAVVVYDVPLLAEAAGSRPIRFDAVVVVDSPAAQRIERLVEHRGMDHAEAERRVAAQASDAERLALADHVVDATGTLEDTIRSADAVWARIAR
- a CDS encoding acyltransferase → MSAAPAAAHPAAPSDASPTRTADGRPRHLYEVDVLRILTFACVVGVHTTSHTAATDDVGQNALLGLLHFTRLVFFSLTAFVLVYSYEIRPRPMAQFWPKRFLLVGVPYLAWSFVYVASSWLLSSSRRGDVPDLVRTYAEGIVTGVAWYHLYFLLVTMQVYLLLPVVVWLVRRTRGHHVTVLVVAAVVQLVVFAGYKYFPASDAWLHGYQKQFFFSYVFFIVSGAIAADHADAFLRFIRVHRRGVLWGFAAVGVGTLGVWTVQVLLGQSLYAAGTPLQPVQVVWSSAVFVGFLTIGARWADRRRPGSLLARVVDYGSDRSFGIFLSHPFVIWLLLYGDSWLEGHVAKPWLTLVTYVLVVVLSVALTEAFRWTPLSVPLTGRPSLASRAQREARARKRAAVAAG